From a single Macrobrachium rosenbergii isolate ZJJX-2024 chromosome 7, ASM4041242v1, whole genome shotgun sequence genomic region:
- the Daao1 gene encoding D-aspartate oxidase isoform X1 yields the protein MSISTHENDRIHEQDTEMVRIAVVGAGVVGLTSANLLQEAIPGASVTIIADRFGQDTVSDVAAGLYRPGLQFQGPNREITEKWLKDSYDYYKKILNSEDADEAGVKRAPGYMFSSNQPKIVKNFLMEPVVEEYRPCTQKELDQYKMKYGSYIVTILTECRRFLPYMTRKFQEQGGQIIQRYLNSLEELAGDYDIVCNCCGFGAKDLVGDNSVTPMRGQVFKVRAPWITHFYYVDYDTYILPGFDSITLGGTRQFDSYNTEVCKHDAASIWERCTNFLPSLQKAEVLKEAVGLRPYRGIVRVEKELMKFDNGKTLKVVHNYGHGGYGVMAAPGTSIYAVSLVKEMLGQQSKL from the exons ATGAGTATCAGTACACACGAGAACGACCGGATCCACGAACAAGACACAG AAATGGTGCGAATAGCTGTCGTAGGAGCCGGAGTGGTGGGCTTGACTTCAGCCAACCTTCTTCAGGAGGCCATCCCAGGGGCTTCTGTCACGATAATCGCCGACAGGTTCGGGCAGGACACCGTCAGCGATGTGGCCGCGGGACTCTATCGTCCCGGGTTGCAATTCCAAGGACCCAACCGAGAAATTACCga GAAATGGCTGAAAGATTCTTACGACTACTACAAGAAGATTCTGAATTCTGAAGACGCAGACGAAGCGGGAGTGAAACGGGCCCCTGGCTACATGTTCTCCTCGAATCAGCCAAAAATTGTaaag AATTTTCTCATGGAACCCGTGGTGGAGGAATACCGCCCGTGCACGCAGAAGGAACTGGatcaatacaaaatgaaatacggGTCTTACATCGTCACCATCCTGACAGAATGCAGGAGGTTCCTGCCTTACATGACTCGCAA ATTCCAGGAACAGGGAGGACAAATCATCCAACGGTACTTAAACAGCTTGGAGGAGCTCGCTGGCGATTACGACATCGTCTGCAACTGCTGTGGGTTTGGGGCAAAAGACTTGGTTGGTGACAACTCTGTGACGCCTATGAGAGGCCAGGTGTTTAAG GTCCGAGCTCCTTGGATCACACACTTCTACTACGTGGACTACGACACCTACATACTGCCCGGATTCGATTCCATCACCTTAGGGGGCACGAGGCAGTTTGACTCCTACAACACCGAAGTTTGCAAACACGACGCCGCTTCCATATGGGAGAGGTGCACCAACTTCCTACCGTCACTCCAAAAAGCGGAG GTCTTGAAAGAAGCTGTCGGTCTACGTCCGTATCGAGGCATCGTTCGAGTTGAGAAAGAACTGATGAAGTTTGACAATGGGAAAACCCTAAAG GTTGTCCATAACTACGGTCATGGTGGTTATGGCGTGATGGCAGCGCCTGGAACGTCAATATACGCCGTCTCACTAGTCAAGGAAATGCTAGGCCAGCAGTCCAAGCTGTGA
- the Daao1 gene encoding D-aspartate oxidase isoform X2, whose amino-acid sequence MVRIAVVGAGVVGLTSANLLQEAIPGASVTIIADRFGQDTVSDVAAGLYRPGLQFQGPNREITEKWLKDSYDYYKKILNSEDADEAGVKRAPGYMFSSNQPKIVKNFLMEPVVEEYRPCTQKELDQYKMKYGSYIVTILTECRRFLPYMTRKFQEQGGQIIQRYLNSLEELAGDYDIVCNCCGFGAKDLVGDNSVTPMRGQVFKVRAPWITHFYYVDYDTYILPGFDSITLGGTRQFDSYNTEVCKHDAASIWERCTNFLPSLQKAEVLKEAVGLRPYRGIVRVEKELMKFDNGKTLKVVHNYGHGGYGVMAAPGTSIYAVSLVKEMLGQQSKL is encoded by the exons ATGGTGCGAATAGCTGTCGTAGGAGCCGGAGTGGTGGGCTTGACTTCAGCCAACCTTCTTCAGGAGGCCATCCCAGGGGCTTCTGTCACGATAATCGCCGACAGGTTCGGGCAGGACACCGTCAGCGATGTGGCCGCGGGACTCTATCGTCCCGGGTTGCAATTCCAAGGACCCAACCGAGAAATTACCga GAAATGGCTGAAAGATTCTTACGACTACTACAAGAAGATTCTGAATTCTGAAGACGCAGACGAAGCGGGAGTGAAACGGGCCCCTGGCTACATGTTCTCCTCGAATCAGCCAAAAATTGTaaag AATTTTCTCATGGAACCCGTGGTGGAGGAATACCGCCCGTGCACGCAGAAGGAACTGGatcaatacaaaatgaaatacggGTCTTACATCGTCACCATCCTGACAGAATGCAGGAGGTTCCTGCCTTACATGACTCGCAA ATTCCAGGAACAGGGAGGACAAATCATCCAACGGTACTTAAACAGCTTGGAGGAGCTCGCTGGCGATTACGACATCGTCTGCAACTGCTGTGGGTTTGGGGCAAAAGACTTGGTTGGTGACAACTCTGTGACGCCTATGAGAGGCCAGGTGTTTAAG GTCCGAGCTCCTTGGATCACACACTTCTACTACGTGGACTACGACACCTACATACTGCCCGGATTCGATTCCATCACCTTAGGGGGCACGAGGCAGTTTGACTCCTACAACACCGAAGTTTGCAAACACGACGCCGCTTCCATATGGGAGAGGTGCACCAACTTCCTACCGTCACTCCAAAAAGCGGAG GTCTTGAAAGAAGCTGTCGGTCTACGTCCGTATCGAGGCATCGTTCGAGTTGAGAAAGAACTGATGAAGTTTGACAATGGGAAAACCCTAAAG GTTGTCCATAACTACGGTCATGGTGGTTATGGCGTGATGGCAGCGCCTGGAACGTCAATATACGCCGTCTCACTAGTCAAGGAAATGCTAGGCCAGCAGTCCAAGCTGTGA
- the LOC136840167 gene encoding uncharacterized protein, translating into MKLLILVCVSFVGGTPVLQKRSMPATVYDYYDFVEIPRSQTEASERSDGPVMGPVARSSGSFPRRIAMPLPPRHPPPPPPRSRTPPPGTRSQKFRPGREPDYKLSEPDVLAPQYRQRPLPQQPQKRPQYPPRPPKQAVRQPQPQYSDYDEFPTVLEDDSFYPQDASVFVEQPQYPRKTPVYEEVQPAIRDREPQLYVDEVSSHHQEQRQPSHKEERRPQYQEERRPEYQEEKRPQYQEERPHQEKRPQLPKENNPHYQEEFLPEYQDTLSHYEEDLPTYYEEELAGQYEQPSEKDLKRPPLNNYATTQDKAAEPVKEKRDVPHGGGHLDENGIKFAADAAAVENAKGAGRLAFQIHGQQGPHSYRFGYDTGKGYNRQFRYEERDGNGLVHGRYGFYDKDGKLQVVNYSAHPKHGFSADVPHP; encoded by the exons GTGTGTGTGAGCTTTGTGGGTGGAACACCAGTGCTTCAGAAGCGTTCCATGCCAGCAACTGTTTACGACTATTATGATTTTGTGGAAATCCCTCGAAGTCAGACAGAAGCCTCTGAAAGATCTGATGGACCAGTTATGGGGCCTGTGGCTAGAAGCAGTGGTTCATTTCCTCGTAGAATAGCCATGCCCTTACCACCcagacatcctcctcctccccctccaagGTCAAGAACCCCTCCCCCAGGGACCCGTTCGCAAAAGTTCAGGCCTGGAAGGGAGCCGGACTACAAGCTCTCAGAGCCTGACGTTTTGGCGCCCCAGTATCGCCAGAGGCCATTGCCCCAGCAGCCTCAAAAGAGACCACAATACCCACCACGACCCCCGAAACAGGCAGTTCGCCAACCTCAGCCACAGTATTCTGACTATGATGAGTTTCCCACCGTGTTGGAAGATGATTCCTTCTATCCACAAGACGCGTCCGTCTTCGTAGAACAGCCTCAATACCCAAGAAAAACCCCAGTTTATGAGGAGGTACAACCGGCCATCAGAGACCGCGAGCCTCAACTCTATGTCGACGAGGTAAGTTCGCACCACCAAGAACAGAGACAACCATCGCACAAAGAGGAACGTCGTCCACAGTACCAAGAAGAAAGAAGACCTGAATACCAGGAAGAGAAAAGGCCACAGTACCAGGAGGAAAGACCTCATCAAGAAAAAAGACCACAACTCCCAAAAGAAAACAACCCACATTACCAAGAAGAATTTCTCCCAGAATACCAAGACACATTATCCCATTATGAAGAGGACCTACCTACCTACTATGAGGAGGAATTAGCAGGGCAGTATGAGCAGCCCTCAGAGAAAGACCTGAAACGCCCACCCTTGAACAATTACGCGACGACACAGGATAAGGCAGCAGAGCCTGTCAAAGAGAAGAGAGATGTTCCTCACGGAGGTGGACACCTGGATGAGAATGGTATAAAG TTTGCAGCGGATGCAGCTGCCGTTGAAAATGCAAAAGGTGCAGGTCGACTGGCCTTCCAGATTCACGGACAACAAGGACCCCATTCGTACCGCTTCGGCTACGACACAGGAAAAGG GTACAACCGCCAGTTCCGCTACGAGGAGAGAGACGGCAACGGCCTCGTGCACGGGCGCTACGGCTTCTACGACAAGGACGGAAAGCTGCAAGTCGTCAACTACTCGGCCCATCCCAAGCACGGCTTCTCCGCAGATGTTCCTCACCCCTAG